In one window of Tumebacillus algifaecis DNA:
- a CDS encoding MBL fold metallo-hydrolase — translation MQVLLWILGILVFLVIAMVTLALIQYARVRKLHPKPDYKHPLHKPTPNEWSDDQVTFSWIGHSTLYFNLMGKTIITDPVFSEKVGVSLGGPLVIGPKRHTAAALSVEEVGMPDLILLSHAHLDHLDIPSLKRLQNRETEVITAHNTSPLLKRMSFRRVLELGGREEVVLADGLKIIAVPVRHWGRRFPWNGTYGWTGYLIEYKGVRLFFAGDTAYTPTFTELRKYGPIDIAFLPIGAYSPDSYQGAHCTPEQAWQMFLDSGAEKLVPVHWDTFVLSHEPVTEPIERLLQVAGDQADRILIRWHGETVQIPLARFHETTPC, via the coding sequence ATGCAGGTATTGCTGTGGATACTCGGGATTTTGGTGTTTTTGGTGATCGCAATGGTAACATTGGCTTTGATACAGTATGCGCGTGTACGCAAACTGCACCCGAAGCCCGATTATAAGCATCCCCTTCACAAGCCAACTCCGAATGAATGGTCGGATGATCAGGTGACTTTCAGTTGGATCGGCCACTCCACCCTCTATTTCAATCTGATGGGGAAAACGATCATCACCGACCCCGTTTTTTCGGAAAAAGTGGGTGTGTCGCTCGGCGGGCCGCTGGTGATCGGTCCCAAACGGCATACGGCCGCCGCTTTGTCGGTCGAAGAAGTGGGCATGCCCGATCTGATCCTGTTGTCACACGCACACCTCGACCATTTGGACATACCGTCGCTGAAACGCCTGCAAAATCGCGAGACAGAAGTCATCACCGCGCACAATACATCCCCCCTGCTCAAGCGGATGTCATTTCGGCGTGTGCTCGAATTGGGCGGACGGGAAGAAGTTGTGCTTGCCGATGGCTTAAAAATTATTGCGGTGCCTGTGCGACATTGGGGGCGGAGATTTCCGTGGAACGGAACATACGGGTGGACCGGGTACCTGATCGAGTACAAAGGCGTCCGTCTGTTCTTCGCCGGAGATACGGCTTATACCCCGACTTTTACCGAACTGCGTAAATATGGCCCGATCGACATCGCATTTCTTCCGATTGGCGCCTACTCGCCCGATTCCTACCAAGGCGCGCACTGCACACCCGAACAGGCATGGCAAATGTTTTTGGATAGCGGTGCTGAAAAGCTGGTACCCGTCCACTGGGATACGTTTGTATTATCGCATGAGCCGGTCACCGAGCCGATCGAACGCCTGCTACAAGTGGCAGGCGATCAAGCGGATCGCATCTTGATCCGCTGGCATGGCGAGACGGTTCAGATACCTTTAGCTCGCTTTCACGAAACAACCCCTTGCTGA
- a CDS encoding GGDEF domain-containing protein: protein MTFSRLAVLSTVFGLALFVTGLFQFEQPALSMSDAPILITLFALFAMTELFRLKRNQFFISLSLSVELLLFLKFGLVPVVILSQFITFIARWYQEGKLEWWKALANSGMLLTALCISAIAFYGAGGSHRMLQDNFVPLIAFVCAYYLANHIIVYLFFRYLHGIKLRAYQTQMKFDLFSTVFATSLGFIVILLFEKNGLSGLVAFGLPLVLCVYVFKLFNDLYRSSSLFRNLTRLTGYFSGELAADVMFGRVTTELPKWFDHVQCIILVREKDRLVVRSKSAGLSSAAVQALENYLKQYVPNPEEPTLRKGLLNVELFKHGFNTLLISPFKGAERHVGFCCLIGTKKSEFDAITLDAISILANQLTVSYRNAMRYATMEKQSLYDELTQLPNHRFLERQLSKELEQVTDAPLSLMLIDLDHFKQVNDRFGHLAGNAVLEQTARLFELAVRKSDFVARYGGEEFLVLLPGAGTESACQIAESIREIISKQNFSVPTMEGETKQIGMTVSIGVATFPEDAEDAQQLLRYADRAMYYGAKRAGRNRVAVYNKNESQ from the coding sequence GTGACATTTTCACGTCTGGCCGTACTAAGCACCGTGTTCGGCCTTGCTCTATTTGTCACCGGGCTTTTCCAATTCGAGCAGCCAGCGCTCTCTATGTCCGATGCACCCATACTGATCACATTGTTCGCGCTCTTTGCCATGACCGAATTGTTCAGGCTTAAACGCAATCAATTTTTCATCTCGTTGTCACTGAGCGTTGAACTTTTGCTCTTTTTAAAATTTGGTCTAGTGCCAGTCGTGATCTTGAGCCAGTTTATCACGTTCATCGCGCGCTGGTATCAGGAAGGCAAACTGGAGTGGTGGAAAGCGCTCGCTAACAGCGGCATGCTCCTGACCGCTCTTTGCATCTCCGCCATTGCTTTTTACGGAGCAGGCGGTTCGCATAGGATGTTGCAGGACAACTTTGTCCCGCTGATCGCTTTTGTCTGTGCGTACTACCTGGCCAACCATATCATCGTTTACCTGTTCTTCCGCTACTTGCATGGCATTAAGCTCCGAGCGTATCAGACACAGATGAAATTTGACCTGTTCTCGACGGTGTTTGCTACGTCACTGGGGTTTATCGTAATTCTGCTGTTCGAAAAAAACGGTCTGAGCGGGCTTGTGGCCTTTGGGCTCCCATTGGTGTTGTGCGTCTACGTGTTTAAGCTGTTTAACGATCTGTACCGCTCCTCTTCACTGTTTCGAAATTTGACCCGACTGACCGGATATTTTTCGGGTGAATTAGCGGCCGATGTCATGTTTGGACGCGTCACCACCGAACTGCCGAAGTGGTTCGACCATGTGCAGTGCATCATCCTCGTGCGCGAGAAGGATCGACTGGTCGTGCGCTCAAAATCGGCAGGCTTATCTTCGGCTGCGGTGCAAGCGCTGGAAAACTATTTAAAACAGTATGTGCCCAACCCTGAAGAACCTACCCTGCGCAAAGGGCTGCTCAATGTTGAGCTGTTCAAACACGGCTTTAACACGCTCTTGATCTCACCGTTCAAAGGTGCAGAGCGCCATGTTGGCTTTTGCTGTTTAATCGGCACGAAAAAAAGCGAATTTGACGCGATCACCCTCGATGCGATCTCCATTCTTGCCAATCAGCTGACCGTCTCCTACCGCAACGCGATGCGCTACGCCACGATGGAGAAACAAAGCTTGTACGATGAACTGACACAACTGCCCAATCATCGGTTTCTGGAGCGCCAACTGTCCAAGGAGCTCGAGCAGGTCACCGATGCGCCGTTATCGCTGATGCTGATCGACCTCGATCACTTTAAGCAAGTCAATGACCGCTTCGGACATCTGGCCGGGAACGCAGTCTTGGAACAGACCGCCCGCCTGTTCGAACTTGCCGTGCGCAAGAGCGATTTTGTGGCCCGCTATGGCGGTGAAGAATTTCTCGTACTGCTCCCAGGCGCTGGCACTGAAAGCGCCTGTCAGATCGCCGAGAGCATTCGGGAGATCATTTCGAAACAGAACTTTTCGGTACCGACGATGGAAGGTGAAACCAAGCAGATCGGAATGACCGTCTCGATTGGTGTCGCCACCTTCCCAGAAGATGCAGAAGATGCACAGCAACTGTTGCGCTATGCCGACCGTGCCATGTATTATGGCGCGAAACGAGCAGGTCGCAACCGCGTCGCCGTCTACAACAAGAACGAATCGCAATAA
- a CDS encoding helix-turn-helix domain-containing protein: protein MNIGCTIRAIRKRKGITIPQLCEGTGLSRGFISNVETNKTSPSIASLELIANFLNVPITYFFLTDKERMTVVRKNERKIKSFGIFNIEYLTTVGPLRVMLVASQPGDVTGETHFHEGHECHVVLKGRYRAEHGSDSVVLEEGDAFSWNASIPHNVINIGDTEGLLLIASYKE, encoded by the coding sequence TTGAATATTGGCTGCACCATTCGAGCGATCCGCAAACGGAAAGGCATCACCATCCCGCAACTTTGCGAAGGGACTGGTCTGTCGCGGGGATTCATCTCGAACGTTGAAACGAATAAAACTTCACCCTCGATCGCCTCTTTAGAACTGATCGCCAATTTTTTGAATGTCCCGATCACCTACTTTTTCCTCACCGATAAGGAACGTATGACGGTGGTACGGAAGAACGAGCGGAAAATCAAATCATTTGGCATTTTTAACATCGAATACTTGACGACTGTCGGCCCGCTTCGTGTGATGCTGGTTGCATCACAGCCTGGTGATGTGACTGGCGAAACGCACTTCCATGAAGGTCACGAATGTCACGTCGTGCTCAAAGGGCGCTATCGAGCGGAACACGGTTCCGATTCTGTCGTTCTTGAAGAAGGCGATGCTTTTTCGTGGAACGCCAGCATTCCGCACAATGTGATCAACATCGGTGATACGGAAGGTTTATTGCTGATTGCAAGCTACAAAGAATAG
- a CDS encoding acyl-ACP desaturase has translation MLLPNLDVRLERKIIDLYEAHKKRAANIDWSYHEFVPWELGRSYKEIPWSIEQVTLPPAVSMAIETALLTEVNLPWFTTYLSSTFTGSLDVMKEFIHTWVAEEDQHSNLLETYLLLTRNANPDQLHKLRKTVVESGFESSFTTPLEAITYASFQELATLVFYTNVSKVAAPYDETLAALLRRLAKDESLHYAFYRDVVMAHLELEPNYLMYVAPVLLGFFMPGNNIPNYDERMKVIAKEVGYGPSHYYSQVVMKLVEYWNIKDLRPTTVEAEKARLDILKYCDRLERISRRLG, from the coding sequence ATCTTGCTCCCCAACCTCGACGTGCGACTGGAACGGAAAATCATCGATTTGTACGAAGCGCATAAAAAACGTGCGGCTAACATTGACTGGAGCTATCATGAATTCGTTCCGTGGGAGTTAGGGCGCAGTTACAAAGAAATTCCTTGGAGTATTGAACAGGTGACGCTACCGCCGGCCGTGAGCATGGCGATTGAAACGGCGTTGCTTACCGAAGTGAACCTGCCTTGGTTTACCACATACCTCAGTTCGACGTTTACCGGTTCTCTTGACGTAATGAAAGAATTCATTCATACATGGGTAGCTGAAGAGGATCAGCACAGCAACTTGCTCGAAACCTACCTGTTGCTGACTCGCAATGCCAACCCCGATCAATTGCACAAGTTGCGCAAAACGGTTGTCGAAAGCGGTTTTGAATCGAGCTTTACCACACCGTTGGAAGCGATCACCTACGCATCCTTCCAAGAGTTGGCAACCTTGGTGTTCTACACGAACGTATCAAAAGTTGCGGCCCCGTACGATGAGACGCTCGCTGCGCTGTTGCGCCGTCTGGCGAAGGATGAATCGTTACACTATGCGTTCTACCGCGATGTTGTCATGGCTCACTTGGAATTGGAGCCCAACTATTTGATGTACGTGGCGCCTGTGCTCCTTGGCTTCTTCATGCCTGGCAACAACATTCCCAACTACGACGAGCGGATGAAAGTGATCGCAAAAGAAGTCGGGTACGGCCCGTCCCATTACTATAGCCAAGTTGTGATGAAATTGGTCGAATACTGGAACATCAAAGATCTGCGCCCGACCACGGTGGAAGCGGAGAAGGCGCGTCTGGATATCTTAAAATATTGCGATCGTCTGGAGCGCATCTCGAGACGTTTGGGTTAA
- a CDS encoding aldehyde dehydrogenase family protein — protein sequence MTYMVQINPATGEKVAEIKEKSQTEVLAAMTRARAAFPAWSQTPLDRRLAFLRRLRELLVDQIDEVAATIAQATGKVQVEAVMTEIFPTADIIHYYEKRASDFLAPKRVKTPFVFWGNHSYVEYKPMGVVAVISPWNYPLYLSIVPILSALVAGNCVLFKPSEVTPLVGVLIEKLFADAGFPADVVQVLHGGRETGQAVVSAKPDKIFFTGSVATGKKIMAAAAEHLIPVELELGGKDPMIVFADADLDRAVRGALWGAFTNAGQVCMSVERVYVEAPVYDEFVRKVVAATQELRQGVEFGSMTYPLQMQLVQAHIQDAVEKGARVECGGHALQEGTLYFAPTVLTGVNSSMRLMQEETFGPLLPILPFATEEQAVKQANDSEYGLNASVWSQDLVKAKRVATQLISGNVCINDVITNVANPHLPFGGVKHSGIGRYHGPEGLHTFCHQTSIMVNKGTKPREINWYPYTPELQDAFHTLTRLLFGKKRSVPFPALKNLFKQMLRTYRKQNGQPWQGEQKNLPM from the coding sequence ATGACATATATGGTGCAAATCAACCCGGCGACTGGAGAAAAGGTCGCGGAGATCAAAGAGAAGTCCCAAACGGAAGTGTTGGCCGCGATGACTCGCGCTCGCGCCGCTTTTCCAGCTTGGTCGCAGACGCCACTTGATCGGCGGCTGGCATTTTTGCGCCGACTGCGTGAACTGTTGGTCGATCAGATCGATGAAGTGGCCGCAACCATTGCCCAAGCAACTGGCAAAGTGCAAGTGGAAGCGGTGATGACTGAGATTTTTCCGACCGCCGACATCATCCATTATTATGAAAAGCGAGCGTCCGACTTCTTGGCGCCCAAGCGTGTGAAAACCCCTTTCGTCTTTTGGGGCAACCACTCCTATGTGGAATACAAGCCGATGGGCGTGGTTGCGGTGATCTCGCCGTGGAACTACCCACTCTACCTGTCGATCGTTCCGATCCTCTCCGCGCTGGTAGCAGGTAACTGCGTGTTGTTTAAACCGTCAGAAGTGACACCTTTGGTCGGTGTGCTGATTGAAAAGCTCTTCGCAGACGCAGGTTTTCCAGCTGATGTCGTCCAGGTCCTGCACGGCGGACGTGAGACAGGTCAAGCGGTCGTCAGCGCCAAACCGGACAAAATTTTCTTCACTGGGTCGGTCGCCACTGGCAAAAAAATCATGGCTGCAGCTGCCGAACATTTGATTCCCGTGGAGTTGGAGCTGGGTGGAAAAGACCCGATGATCGTGTTCGCCGATGCGGATCTCGACCGTGCAGTGCGCGGGGCATTGTGGGGTGCGTTCACCAACGCAGGGCAAGTGTGTATGTCGGTGGAACGCGTCTATGTGGAAGCGCCAGTCTATGACGAATTCGTGCGCAAAGTGGTTGCCGCAACACAGGAACTGCGCCAAGGCGTGGAGTTTGGCTCGATGACGTATCCCCTCCAGATGCAGCTGGTGCAAGCCCACATTCAAGATGCGGTCGAAAAAGGGGCTCGTGTTGAATGCGGAGGTCATGCCTTGCAAGAAGGCACTTTGTATTTTGCCCCAACGGTGTTGACTGGGGTCAATTCTTCCATGCGGTTGATGCAGGAGGAGACTTTTGGCCCTTTGCTTCCGATCCTGCCCTTTGCGACCGAAGAACAAGCTGTGAAACAGGCGAACGACTCGGAGTACGGGTTAAACGCATCGGTGTGGTCGCAAGATCTGGTGAAAGCAAAGCGCGTCGCCACACAATTGATCTCTGGCAATGTCTGCATCAATGACGTGATCACCAACGTCGCCAATCCGCATCTACCCTTTGGCGGTGTCAAACACAGCGGCATCGGTCGCTATCACGGGCCAGAGGGCCTGCACACCTTCTGCCATCAGACCTCGATAATGGTCAACAAAGGCACGAAGCCGCGCGAAATCAACTGGTATCCTTACACGCCGGAACTGCAAGACGCGTTTCATACGCTGACCCGCCTGCTCTTTGGCAAAAAGCGCTCCGTTCCTTTCCCCGCGCTGAAGAATCTGTTCAAGCAAATGCTCCGGACGTATCGAAAACAAAACGGGCAACCTTGGCAGGGTGAGCAGAAGAACCTGCCGATGTAA
- a CDS encoding LexA family transcriptional regulator: MKLTKRRLEFLEHLTRLFREEGEAVHYASVAESVGVSKWTAYDVLKELEKAGLLARSYSVNENETGRSVVLYSPTQAACEMFRPVRNSLSALADWSTVREQVSHIAEALETRSVREAQRRILQASPPVEHKLEFCAWMLGGLIHYMGKMEEQLQEAVIEVTFEIKQPEVLLAMFVGTVSGVVLRSVGKALDPKMSCLVKQFHECLAELSHEEVQVMAEYLRQRIEESFRL, from the coding sequence ATGAAATTAACCAAACGAAGGTTAGAGTTTCTTGAACATCTGACCCGCCTCTTTCGAGAAGAAGGGGAGGCGGTACATTATGCGTCCGTCGCCGAGTCTGTCGGTGTCAGTAAGTGGACAGCGTACGATGTGTTGAAAGAATTGGAGAAGGCCGGACTGCTCGCCCGCTCTTATTCGGTCAACGAAAATGAAACGGGACGCTCCGTCGTGCTATATTCACCGACGCAGGCTGCCTGCGAGATGTTCCGACCCGTTCGGAACAGTTTGTCTGCGCTGGCCGATTGGAGCACGGTGCGGGAACAGGTGTCCCACATTGCTGAAGCGCTAGAAACGCGTTCCGTGCGGGAGGCGCAGCGTCGGATCTTACAAGCGTCTCCACCGGTCGAACACAAGTTGGAGTTTTGCGCTTGGATGCTCGGTGGATTGATTCACTACATGGGGAAGATGGAAGAGCAGTTGCAAGAGGCTGTGATCGAAGTCACATTCGAGATCAAGCAACCGGAAGTGCTGCTTGCGATGTTCGTCGGCACCGTCTCCGGGGTGGTCCTGCGCTCGGTCGGTAAGGCACTCGACCCGAAGATGAGCTGTCTGGTCAAGCAGTTTCACGAATGCTTGGCCGAATTGAGCCACGAGGAAGTACAAGTGATGGCTGAATATTTACGGCAGCGAATTGAAGAATCTTTTCGACTATAA